One genomic window of Glycine soja cultivar W05 chromosome 9, ASM419377v2, whole genome shotgun sequence includes the following:
- the LOC114368892 gene encoding protein phosphatase 2C and cyclic nucleotide-binding/kinase domain-containing protein-like isoform X1, which yields MGCIYSRVCIGDNCRGSSINGDPIIARNDVAEVANFSPSSSDVEEGEIRDQLNQLSITRDSEAGIRRLARVSAQFLPPDGSRIVKIPSGNFELRYSFLSQRGYYPDALDKANQDSFCIHTPFGTSPNDHFFGVFDGHGEFGAQCSQFVKRKLCENLLRNSKFRADPVEACHAAFLATNSQLHNDVVLDDSMSGTTAITVLVRGRTIYVANSGDSRAVIAERRGKEEEVVAVDLSIDQTPFRSDELERVKMCGARVLTLDQIEGLKNPDVQCWGTEEGDDGDPPRLWVPNGMYPGTAFTRSIGDSIAETIGVVANPEIVVFELTQDHPFFVLASDGVFEFLSSQTVVEMVAKFKDPRDACAAIVAESYRLWLQYETRTDDITVIIVHVNGLTESAVGQSASYGDVLRNPVPQVVEVTGSESPSTFGWSARNHRVRHELSRARLRALENSLENGQTWVPPSSAHRKTWEEEAHIEQALHDHFLFRKLTDSQCHVLLDCMQRVEVQPGDIIVKQGGEGDCFYVVGSGEFEVSATQEEKDGEAPRVLQHYTAEKLSCFGELALMYNKPLQASVCAVTKGTLWSLKREDFRGILMSEFSNLSSLKLLRSVDLLSRLSILQLSQISDSLSEVSFSNGQTIIDKNEVLALYIIQKGRVKITLDSDLLSCPNAYSLKPDIQSEDDVQSGKELSIEKPEGSYFGEWALLGENIGSLSAVAVGDVVCALLTKEKFESVIGSLQKISQEDHKSRDYSRNYEFSSLDKVQLSDLEWRKTLYSTDCSEIGLANFRDSAENLLTLKRFSKPKVKKLGKESQVFKERDLIMGMGSLACTPQVLCTCADLMYAGILLNTRLACPLSSILSSPFSESAAQFCAASVVTALEDLHKNGVLYRGVSPDVLMLEQTGHIQLVDFRFGKQLSGERTFTICGMADSLAPEIVLGKGHGFPADWWALGVLIYFMLRGEMPFGSWRENELDTVAKIAKRKLHLPETFSPEAVDLISKLLEVEENTRLGSQGPDSVKNHPWFNGVEWEGIRNHTFPVPQEIISRITQHLEVHSEDCSTGYLGSPLQEVKELNVPEWLEDW from the exons atGGGTTGCATTTACTCGCGAGTCTGCATAGGCGACAATTGCAGAGGCTCAAGCATCAACGGAGACCCCATTATCGCCCGAAACGACGTCGCCGAAGTCGCGAATTTCTCCCCTTCCTCTTCGGATGTTGAAGAAGGCGAAATCAGAGACCAATTGAACCAATTGAGCATCACTCGAGACTCCGAAGCTGGAATCCGGAGACTTGCTAGGGTTTCCGCGCAGTTTCTTCCACCCGACGGTTCCCGAATCGTTAAGATTCCTTCCGGAAACTTCGAATTGCGATACTCGTTCTTGTCGCAACGAGGTTACTACCCCGATGCACTCGATAAAGCTAACCAAGACAGTTTCTGCATCCACACACCTTTTG GTACGAGCCCTAACGACCACTTCTTCGGTGTCTTCGACGGCCATGGCGAGTTCGGAGCTCAGTGTTCTCAGTTCGTGAAGAGGAAACTGTGTGAGAATTTGCTCAGGAACTCCAAATTCCGCGCCGATCCTGTTGAGGCTTGTCACGCGGCGTTTTTAGCGACGAATTCGCAGCTGCACAATGATGTTGTTCTGGATGACAGCATGAGCGGGACGACGGCGATCACGGTGCTGGTGAGAGGGAGGACGATATACGTGGCGAATTCCGGCGATTCAAGGGCGGTGATCGCGGAAAGGAGAGGGAAGGAGGAAGAAGTTGTGGCCGTTGATTTGTCGATTGATCAGACGCCTTTCAGGAGTGATGAGCTTGAGAGGGTGAAAATGTGTGGGGCGAGGGTTCTTACTTTGGATCAGATTGAGGGGTTGAAGAACCCTGATGTGCAGTGTTGGGGCACTGAGGAAGGTGATGATGGTGACCCTCCGAGGTTGTGGGTGCCCAATGGGATGTATCCGGGGACGGCGTTTACGCGGAGCATTGGTGATTCCATTGCTGAGACTATTGGGGTTGTGGCCAATCCTGAGATTGTTGTGTTTGAGCTCACGCAGGATCACCCTTTCTTTGTGCTGGCCAGTGATGGGGTCTTTGAGTTTCTCTCTAGCCAGACTGTGGTTGAAATG GTTGCAAAATTTAAAGATCCTCGTGATGCTTGTGCTGCAATTGTGGCAGAATCTTATCGGCTCTGGCTGCAGTATGAAACTCGTACAGATGACATTACAGTCATCATTGTGCATGTAAATGGGCTAACTGAA TCTGCTGTTGGTCAGTCAGCAAGTTATGGTGATGTTTTGCGAAACCCTGTGCCTCAAGTTGTAGAGGTGACAGGTTCAGAATCCCCTTCCACCTTTGGCTGGAGCGCTAGAAACCATCGCGTAAGGCATGAATTGTCAAGGGCACGCCTCCGAGCACTTGAAAATTCCCTAGAAAATGGTCAAACCTGGGTTCCTCCATCCTCAGCCCATAGAAAGACATGGGAAGAAGAA GCACACATAGAGCAGGCGTTGCATGATCATTTTCTCTTCCGAAAACTTACTGATTCTCAGTGTCATGTTTTATTGGATTGCATGCAAAGAGTGGAAGTCCAACCTGGGGATATTATAGTCAAACAG GGTGGTGAAGGTGATTGTTTTTATGTTGTTGGTAGTGGAGAATTTGAGGTCTCGGCGACTCAG GAAGAAAAAGATGGGGAGGCACCTAGGGTTTTGCAGCACTACACAGCTGAAAAACTTTCATGCTTTGGAGAACTTGCTCTAAT GTACAATAAACCCCTCCAGGCTTCTGTATGTGCTGTTACAAAAGGAACTCTTTGGTCTTTAAAACGAGAAGATTTTCGAGGGATTTTAATGTCAGAATTCTCTAACTTGTCATCATTGAAGTTGCTTCGGTCTGTAGATCTCCTCTCAAGGTTGTCAATTTTACAACTCAGTCAGATTTCTGACTCCCTTTCTGAAGTTTCCTTCTCAAATGGGCAGACAATAATAGACAAA AATGAAGTCCTTGCATTGTACATTATCCAAAAGGGACGAGTGAAAATCACTTTGGATTCTGATTTATTGTCTTGTCCAAATGCCTACAGCCTCAAGCCTGACATCCAAAGTGAGGATGATGTACAGAGCGGAAAAGAACTGTCAATAGAGAAGCCTGAGGGAAGCTATTTTGGTGAATGGGCCCTTCTTGGTGAAAATATTGGTTCCTTGAGTGCTGTTGCTGTGGGTGATGTTGTATGTGCTTTACTAACAAAGGAAAAATTTGAATCTGTTATTGGCTCCTTACAAAAGATTTCTCAGGAAGATCACAA GTCAAGGGATTATTCTAGAAATTATGAATTTTCATCCCTCGATAAGGTCCAGCTCTCAGATTTG GAGTGGAGAAAGACACTATATTCCACTGACTGCTCTGAAATAGGGCTTGCAAATTTTAGAGATTCAG CAGAAAATTTGCTTACTTTGAAGAGATTTTCTAAGCCAAAGGTGAAAAAGCTAGGAAAGGAATCACAAGTCTTTAAAGAGAGAGATTTGATTATGGGTATGGGCTCTTTAGCCTGTACACCACAGGTTTTATGCACTTGTGCTGATCTTATGTATGCTGGAATACTTTTAAATACTCGCCTTGCTTGCCCTTTGTCTTCCATACTTTCAAGTCCTTTTAGTGAATCAGCAGCGCAGTTTTGTGCGGCTTCTGTTGTTACTGCCTTAGAAGACTTGCACAAG AATGGGGTTCTCTACAGAGGTGTGTCACCTGATGTTTTGATGTTGGAACAGACAGGACATATACAG CTGGTGGACTTCAGATTTGGAAAACAGCTTTCAGGTGAGAGAACATTCACAATTTGTGGGATGGCAGATTCACTGGCTCCAGAGATTGTTTTGGGAAAAGGCCACGGTTTCCCTGCTGACTG GTGGGCGTTGggagttttaatatattttatgttacGTGGTGAGATGCCATTTGGATCATGGAGAGAAAATGAACTTGATACAGTTGCCAAAATTGCAAAAAGGAAGCTACATCTTCCCGAGACTTTTAGCCCTGAAGCTGTTGATCTCATCTCCAAG CTACTTGAAGTGGAAGAAAACACTAGACTTGGTAGCCAAGGTCCTGATTCTGTCAAGAATCACCCATGGTTTAATGGTGTTGAATGGGAAGGGATTAGAAACCACACCTTTCCCGTTCCACAGGAAATTATTTCTCGTATAACACAGCACTTGGAAGTTCATTCTGAGGATTGTAGTACTGGTTATCTGGGTTCCCCATTACAGGAGGTAAAAGAACTTAATGTGCCTGAATGGCTTGAGGACTGGTAG
- the LOC114368892 gene encoding protein phosphatase 2C and cyclic nucleotide-binding/kinase domain-containing protein-like isoform X3, with protein sequence MGCIYSRVCIGDNCRGSSINGDPIIARNDVAEVANFSPSSSDVEEGEIRDQLNQLSITRDSEAGIRRLARVSAQFLPPDGSRIVKIPSGNFELRYSFLSQRGYYPDALDKANQDSFCIHTPFGTSPNDHFFGVFDGHGEFGAQCSQFVKRKLCENLLRNSKFRADPVEACHAAFLATNSQLHNDVVLDDSMSGTTAITVLVRGRTIYVANSGDSRAVIAERRGKEEEVVAVDLSIDQTPFRSDELERVKMCGARVLTLDQIEGLKNPDVQCWGTEEGDDGDPPRLWVPNGMYPGTAFTRSIGDSIAETIGVVANPEIVVFELTQDHPFFVLASDGVFEFLSSQTVVEMVAKFKDPRDACAAIVAESYRLWLQYETRTDDITVIIVHVNGLTESASYGDVLRNPVPQVVEVTGSESPSTFGWSARNHRVRHELSRARLRALENSLENGQTWVPPSSAHRKTWEEEAHIEQALHDHFLFRKLTDSQCHVLLDCMQRVEVQPGDIIVKQGGEGDCFYVVGSGEFEVSATQEEKDGEAPRVLQHYTAEKLSCFGELALMYNKPLQASVCAVTKGTLWSLKREDFRGILMSEFSNLSSLKLLRSVDLLSRLSILQLSQISDSLSEVSFSNGQTIIDKNEVLALYIIQKGRVKITLDSDLLSCPNAYSLKPDIQSEDDVQSGKELSIEKPEGSYFGEWALLGENIGSLSAVAVGDVVCALLTKEKFESVIGSLQKISQEDHKSRDYSRNYEFSSLDKVQLSDLEWRKTLYSTDCSEIGLANFRDSAENLLTLKRFSKPKVKKLGKESQVFKERDLIMGMGSLACTPQVLCTCADLMYAGILLNTRLACPLSSILSSPFSESAAQFCAASVVTALEDLHKNGVLYRGVSPDVLMLEQTGHIQLVDFRFGKQLSGERTFTICGMADSLAPEIVLGKGHGFPADWWALGVLIYFMLRGEMPFGSWRENELDTVAKIAKRKLHLPETFSPEAVDLISKLLEVEENTRLGSQGPDSVKNHPWFNGVEWEGIRNHTFPVPQEIISRITQHLEVHSEDCSTGYLGSPLQEVKELNVPEWLEDW encoded by the exons atGGGTTGCATTTACTCGCGAGTCTGCATAGGCGACAATTGCAGAGGCTCAAGCATCAACGGAGACCCCATTATCGCCCGAAACGACGTCGCCGAAGTCGCGAATTTCTCCCCTTCCTCTTCGGATGTTGAAGAAGGCGAAATCAGAGACCAATTGAACCAATTGAGCATCACTCGAGACTCCGAAGCTGGAATCCGGAGACTTGCTAGGGTTTCCGCGCAGTTTCTTCCACCCGACGGTTCCCGAATCGTTAAGATTCCTTCCGGAAACTTCGAATTGCGATACTCGTTCTTGTCGCAACGAGGTTACTACCCCGATGCACTCGATAAAGCTAACCAAGACAGTTTCTGCATCCACACACCTTTTG GTACGAGCCCTAACGACCACTTCTTCGGTGTCTTCGACGGCCATGGCGAGTTCGGAGCTCAGTGTTCTCAGTTCGTGAAGAGGAAACTGTGTGAGAATTTGCTCAGGAACTCCAAATTCCGCGCCGATCCTGTTGAGGCTTGTCACGCGGCGTTTTTAGCGACGAATTCGCAGCTGCACAATGATGTTGTTCTGGATGACAGCATGAGCGGGACGACGGCGATCACGGTGCTGGTGAGAGGGAGGACGATATACGTGGCGAATTCCGGCGATTCAAGGGCGGTGATCGCGGAAAGGAGAGGGAAGGAGGAAGAAGTTGTGGCCGTTGATTTGTCGATTGATCAGACGCCTTTCAGGAGTGATGAGCTTGAGAGGGTGAAAATGTGTGGGGCGAGGGTTCTTACTTTGGATCAGATTGAGGGGTTGAAGAACCCTGATGTGCAGTGTTGGGGCACTGAGGAAGGTGATGATGGTGACCCTCCGAGGTTGTGGGTGCCCAATGGGATGTATCCGGGGACGGCGTTTACGCGGAGCATTGGTGATTCCATTGCTGAGACTATTGGGGTTGTGGCCAATCCTGAGATTGTTGTGTTTGAGCTCACGCAGGATCACCCTTTCTTTGTGCTGGCCAGTGATGGGGTCTTTGAGTTTCTCTCTAGCCAGACTGTGGTTGAAATG GTTGCAAAATTTAAAGATCCTCGTGATGCTTGTGCTGCAATTGTGGCAGAATCTTATCGGCTCTGGCTGCAGTATGAAACTCGTACAGATGACATTACAGTCATCATTGTGCATGTAAATGGGCTAACTGAA TCAGCAAGTTATGGTGATGTTTTGCGAAACCCTGTGCCTCAAGTTGTAGAGGTGACAGGTTCAGAATCCCCTTCCACCTTTGGCTGGAGCGCTAGAAACCATCGCGTAAGGCATGAATTGTCAAGGGCACGCCTCCGAGCACTTGAAAATTCCCTAGAAAATGGTCAAACCTGGGTTCCTCCATCCTCAGCCCATAGAAAGACATGGGAAGAAGAA GCACACATAGAGCAGGCGTTGCATGATCATTTTCTCTTCCGAAAACTTACTGATTCTCAGTGTCATGTTTTATTGGATTGCATGCAAAGAGTGGAAGTCCAACCTGGGGATATTATAGTCAAACAG GGTGGTGAAGGTGATTGTTTTTATGTTGTTGGTAGTGGAGAATTTGAGGTCTCGGCGACTCAG GAAGAAAAAGATGGGGAGGCACCTAGGGTTTTGCAGCACTACACAGCTGAAAAACTTTCATGCTTTGGAGAACTTGCTCTAAT GTACAATAAACCCCTCCAGGCTTCTGTATGTGCTGTTACAAAAGGAACTCTTTGGTCTTTAAAACGAGAAGATTTTCGAGGGATTTTAATGTCAGAATTCTCTAACTTGTCATCATTGAAGTTGCTTCGGTCTGTAGATCTCCTCTCAAGGTTGTCAATTTTACAACTCAGTCAGATTTCTGACTCCCTTTCTGAAGTTTCCTTCTCAAATGGGCAGACAATAATAGACAAA AATGAAGTCCTTGCATTGTACATTATCCAAAAGGGACGAGTGAAAATCACTTTGGATTCTGATTTATTGTCTTGTCCAAATGCCTACAGCCTCAAGCCTGACATCCAAAGTGAGGATGATGTACAGAGCGGAAAAGAACTGTCAATAGAGAAGCCTGAGGGAAGCTATTTTGGTGAATGGGCCCTTCTTGGTGAAAATATTGGTTCCTTGAGTGCTGTTGCTGTGGGTGATGTTGTATGTGCTTTACTAACAAAGGAAAAATTTGAATCTGTTATTGGCTCCTTACAAAAGATTTCTCAGGAAGATCACAA GTCAAGGGATTATTCTAGAAATTATGAATTTTCATCCCTCGATAAGGTCCAGCTCTCAGATTTG GAGTGGAGAAAGACACTATATTCCACTGACTGCTCTGAAATAGGGCTTGCAAATTTTAGAGATTCAG CAGAAAATTTGCTTACTTTGAAGAGATTTTCTAAGCCAAAGGTGAAAAAGCTAGGAAAGGAATCACAAGTCTTTAAAGAGAGAGATTTGATTATGGGTATGGGCTCTTTAGCCTGTACACCACAGGTTTTATGCACTTGTGCTGATCTTATGTATGCTGGAATACTTTTAAATACTCGCCTTGCTTGCCCTTTGTCTTCCATACTTTCAAGTCCTTTTAGTGAATCAGCAGCGCAGTTTTGTGCGGCTTCTGTTGTTACTGCCTTAGAAGACTTGCACAAG AATGGGGTTCTCTACAGAGGTGTGTCACCTGATGTTTTGATGTTGGAACAGACAGGACATATACAG CTGGTGGACTTCAGATTTGGAAAACAGCTTTCAGGTGAGAGAACATTCACAATTTGTGGGATGGCAGATTCACTGGCTCCAGAGATTGTTTTGGGAAAAGGCCACGGTTTCCCTGCTGACTG GTGGGCGTTGggagttttaatatattttatgttacGTGGTGAGATGCCATTTGGATCATGGAGAGAAAATGAACTTGATACAGTTGCCAAAATTGCAAAAAGGAAGCTACATCTTCCCGAGACTTTTAGCCCTGAAGCTGTTGATCTCATCTCCAAG CTACTTGAAGTGGAAGAAAACACTAGACTTGGTAGCCAAGGTCCTGATTCTGTCAAGAATCACCCATGGTTTAATGGTGTTGAATGGGAAGGGATTAGAAACCACACCTTTCCCGTTCCACAGGAAATTATTTCTCGTATAACACAGCACTTGGAAGTTCATTCTGAGGATTGTAGTACTGGTTATCTGGGTTCCCCATTACAGGAGGTAAAAGAACTTAATGTGCCTGAATGGCTTGAGGACTGGTAG
- the LOC114368892 gene encoding protein phosphatase 2C and cyclic nucleotide-binding/kinase domain-containing protein-like isoform X2, whose translation MGCIYSRVCIGDNCRGSSINGDPIIARNDVAEVANFSPSSSDVEEGEIRDQLNQLSITRDSEAGIRRLARVSAQFLPPDGSRIVKIPSGNFELRYSFLSQRGYYPDALDKANQDSFCIHTPFGTSPNDHFFGVFDGHGEFGAQCSQFVKRKLCENLLRNSKFRADPVEACHAAFLATNSQLHNDVVLDDSMSGTTAITVLVRGRTIYVANSGDSRAVIAERRGKEEEVVAVDLSIDQTPFRSDELERVKMCGARVLTLDQIEGLKNPDVQCWGTEEGDDGDPPRLWVPNGMYPGTAFTRSIGDSIAETIGVVANPEIVVFELTQDHPFFVLASDGVFEFLSSQTVVEMVAKFKDPRDACAAIVAESYRLWLQYETRTDDITVIIVHVNGLTESAVGQSASYGDVLRNPVPQVVEVTGSESPSTFGWSARNHRVRHELSRARLRALENSLENGQTWVPPSSAHRKTWEEEAHIEQALHDHFLFRKLTDSQCHVLLDCMQRVEVQPGDIIVKQGGEGDCFYVVGSGEFEVSATQEEKDGEAPRVLQHYTAEKLSCFGELALMYNKPLQASVCAVTKGTLWSLKREDFRGILMSEFSNLSSLKLLRSVDLLSRLSILQLSQISDSLSEVSFSNGQTIIDKNEVLALYIIQKGRVKITLDSDLLSCPNAYSLKPDIQSEDDVQSGKELSIEKPEGSYFGEWALLGENIGSLSAVAVGDVVCALLTKEKFESVIGSLQKISQEDHKSRDYSRNYEFSSLDKVQLSDLEWRKTLYSTDCSEIGLANFRDSENLLTLKRFSKPKVKKLGKESQVFKERDLIMGMGSLACTPQVLCTCADLMYAGILLNTRLACPLSSILSSPFSESAAQFCAASVVTALEDLHKNGVLYRGVSPDVLMLEQTGHIQLVDFRFGKQLSGERTFTICGMADSLAPEIVLGKGHGFPADWWALGVLIYFMLRGEMPFGSWRENELDTVAKIAKRKLHLPETFSPEAVDLISKLLEVEENTRLGSQGPDSVKNHPWFNGVEWEGIRNHTFPVPQEIISRITQHLEVHSEDCSTGYLGSPLQEVKELNVPEWLEDW comes from the exons atGGGTTGCATTTACTCGCGAGTCTGCATAGGCGACAATTGCAGAGGCTCAAGCATCAACGGAGACCCCATTATCGCCCGAAACGACGTCGCCGAAGTCGCGAATTTCTCCCCTTCCTCTTCGGATGTTGAAGAAGGCGAAATCAGAGACCAATTGAACCAATTGAGCATCACTCGAGACTCCGAAGCTGGAATCCGGAGACTTGCTAGGGTTTCCGCGCAGTTTCTTCCACCCGACGGTTCCCGAATCGTTAAGATTCCTTCCGGAAACTTCGAATTGCGATACTCGTTCTTGTCGCAACGAGGTTACTACCCCGATGCACTCGATAAAGCTAACCAAGACAGTTTCTGCATCCACACACCTTTTG GTACGAGCCCTAACGACCACTTCTTCGGTGTCTTCGACGGCCATGGCGAGTTCGGAGCTCAGTGTTCTCAGTTCGTGAAGAGGAAACTGTGTGAGAATTTGCTCAGGAACTCCAAATTCCGCGCCGATCCTGTTGAGGCTTGTCACGCGGCGTTTTTAGCGACGAATTCGCAGCTGCACAATGATGTTGTTCTGGATGACAGCATGAGCGGGACGACGGCGATCACGGTGCTGGTGAGAGGGAGGACGATATACGTGGCGAATTCCGGCGATTCAAGGGCGGTGATCGCGGAAAGGAGAGGGAAGGAGGAAGAAGTTGTGGCCGTTGATTTGTCGATTGATCAGACGCCTTTCAGGAGTGATGAGCTTGAGAGGGTGAAAATGTGTGGGGCGAGGGTTCTTACTTTGGATCAGATTGAGGGGTTGAAGAACCCTGATGTGCAGTGTTGGGGCACTGAGGAAGGTGATGATGGTGACCCTCCGAGGTTGTGGGTGCCCAATGGGATGTATCCGGGGACGGCGTTTACGCGGAGCATTGGTGATTCCATTGCTGAGACTATTGGGGTTGTGGCCAATCCTGAGATTGTTGTGTTTGAGCTCACGCAGGATCACCCTTTCTTTGTGCTGGCCAGTGATGGGGTCTTTGAGTTTCTCTCTAGCCAGACTGTGGTTGAAATG GTTGCAAAATTTAAAGATCCTCGTGATGCTTGTGCTGCAATTGTGGCAGAATCTTATCGGCTCTGGCTGCAGTATGAAACTCGTACAGATGACATTACAGTCATCATTGTGCATGTAAATGGGCTAACTGAA TCTGCTGTTGGTCAGTCAGCAAGTTATGGTGATGTTTTGCGAAACCCTGTGCCTCAAGTTGTAGAGGTGACAGGTTCAGAATCCCCTTCCACCTTTGGCTGGAGCGCTAGAAACCATCGCGTAAGGCATGAATTGTCAAGGGCACGCCTCCGAGCACTTGAAAATTCCCTAGAAAATGGTCAAACCTGGGTTCCTCCATCCTCAGCCCATAGAAAGACATGGGAAGAAGAA GCACACATAGAGCAGGCGTTGCATGATCATTTTCTCTTCCGAAAACTTACTGATTCTCAGTGTCATGTTTTATTGGATTGCATGCAAAGAGTGGAAGTCCAACCTGGGGATATTATAGTCAAACAG GGTGGTGAAGGTGATTGTTTTTATGTTGTTGGTAGTGGAGAATTTGAGGTCTCGGCGACTCAG GAAGAAAAAGATGGGGAGGCACCTAGGGTTTTGCAGCACTACACAGCTGAAAAACTTTCATGCTTTGGAGAACTTGCTCTAAT GTACAATAAACCCCTCCAGGCTTCTGTATGTGCTGTTACAAAAGGAACTCTTTGGTCTTTAAAACGAGAAGATTTTCGAGGGATTTTAATGTCAGAATTCTCTAACTTGTCATCATTGAAGTTGCTTCGGTCTGTAGATCTCCTCTCAAGGTTGTCAATTTTACAACTCAGTCAGATTTCTGACTCCCTTTCTGAAGTTTCCTTCTCAAATGGGCAGACAATAATAGACAAA AATGAAGTCCTTGCATTGTACATTATCCAAAAGGGACGAGTGAAAATCACTTTGGATTCTGATTTATTGTCTTGTCCAAATGCCTACAGCCTCAAGCCTGACATCCAAAGTGAGGATGATGTACAGAGCGGAAAAGAACTGTCAATAGAGAAGCCTGAGGGAAGCTATTTTGGTGAATGGGCCCTTCTTGGTGAAAATATTGGTTCCTTGAGTGCTGTTGCTGTGGGTGATGTTGTATGTGCTTTACTAACAAAGGAAAAATTTGAATCTGTTATTGGCTCCTTACAAAAGATTTCTCAGGAAGATCACAA GTCAAGGGATTATTCTAGAAATTATGAATTTTCATCCCTCGATAAGGTCCAGCTCTCAGATTTG GAGTGGAGAAAGACACTATATTCCACTGACTGCTCTGAAATAGGGCTTGCAAATTTTAGAGATTCAG AAAATTTGCTTACTTTGAAGAGATTTTCTAAGCCAAAGGTGAAAAAGCTAGGAAAGGAATCACAAGTCTTTAAAGAGAGAGATTTGATTATGGGTATGGGCTCTTTAGCCTGTACACCACAGGTTTTATGCACTTGTGCTGATCTTATGTATGCTGGAATACTTTTAAATACTCGCCTTGCTTGCCCTTTGTCTTCCATACTTTCAAGTCCTTTTAGTGAATCAGCAGCGCAGTTTTGTGCGGCTTCTGTTGTTACTGCCTTAGAAGACTTGCACAAG AATGGGGTTCTCTACAGAGGTGTGTCACCTGATGTTTTGATGTTGGAACAGACAGGACATATACAG CTGGTGGACTTCAGATTTGGAAAACAGCTTTCAGGTGAGAGAACATTCACAATTTGTGGGATGGCAGATTCACTGGCTCCAGAGATTGTTTTGGGAAAAGGCCACGGTTTCCCTGCTGACTG GTGGGCGTTGggagttttaatatattttatgttacGTGGTGAGATGCCATTTGGATCATGGAGAGAAAATGAACTTGATACAGTTGCCAAAATTGCAAAAAGGAAGCTACATCTTCCCGAGACTTTTAGCCCTGAAGCTGTTGATCTCATCTCCAAG CTACTTGAAGTGGAAGAAAACACTAGACTTGGTAGCCAAGGTCCTGATTCTGTCAAGAATCACCCATGGTTTAATGGTGTTGAATGGGAAGGGATTAGAAACCACACCTTTCCCGTTCCACAGGAAATTATTTCTCGTATAACACAGCACTTGGAAGTTCATTCTGAGGATTGTAGTACTGGTTATCTGGGTTCCCCATTACAGGAGGTAAAAGAACTTAATGTGCCTGAATGGCTTGAGGACTGGTAG